The Macadamia integrifolia cultivar HAES 741 chromosome 3, SCU_Mint_v3, whole genome shotgun sequence genome segment GTGTATTATCTTAGATTTGTAAATCACTCTGTTTTAGTAGGCAGAGATACTGACCCTTGAGTAGTAATCCCCAAGCAAGATTCCAGAGGATTTCTAATCAGCCACTCTAGGTTTATTCCTGTCTCTCAGTTTCTCTAACTTGAGAGGTCTCCATCAAGTAATGAACATTTCAAGGTTCCCAAAACAGTACATTGAACAGAGGAAAAATAAGTATTTAGTCCTGTTACATTGAATGAAGTCTCTCTGTCTTCCAGTTTTGGAAACAGAAAGTACTTTTAAAAACAATCAAACCATGTAAGAAGTCATTTCATGTTGAAACACAACTGGGAAATTAAACATATCCATGAAGGAAAGAGGGAAGAGGACTTCAAAAGTAGAGTGTCTGTCTCCTCATATTCCCAATCTCAGGTCCAAAACAAGgccagaagaggaaggagatgacTCCCCAGGGTTCTCATCTAATGGCGCCGGCAAGTTCAAATCTACAGGATTTAAGTTCAACCCCTGTGGCGGCGGTGACGGCTCCTTGTCTCCTTTCTCCCAGTGACACCTCTTGTGTCCTCCTAGGGCTTGACCACTAGAGAAAACCCTGGTACAAATGCTGCATTTGTGTTCTTCTGCAGCCAAGACCGAAGACGATGACTCTCCTCCCTCTCCTACATTAATCCTGTGATCATGTCCACCATAGTCACCAGCACCAATCTCACACTCATCGTCTTCACCATCATCAGTACTCCTTGCAATTGCGAAACAACCCTTAACATTCTTGTGACTAGCCCTGTGTCCACCTAGTGCCTGGTGTGAACCAAACACCCTCTTGCAACTCGAACACTCAAATCGAAAATTCAAACCAGAGGGGCCAGCCCCAGCCCCATCCTCACCATCTGCAGCAGCCAACAAGCCCTCCTCACCACATTCCCTGTAGCCTCTATCAACCTCGAAGCATTGTGAAGGCCCATTAGATAATAATACTAAACTTGCTGCTACTTCACGATCCTCTTCAGAGAAATTTGCCGGAAGGCATTCTTGAGGACGTTGACAATTAGGCGGTGGATTGATTCCTCGCCAAGTGCGCTCTGGGTGGCATCTCATATGCCCAAACAGGGCTTTCCATGAGGAGAATTGCTTGCCACATTCGCTACACGGCCGGGCAATTTTAGAAGTAATAGGGGGCTCTGGCTTCTTTCCTAATCTGGGTTGCTGCAATGTAGAATCATTAGGATCAGCGGTGGCGGTTAAGCGACacattttccttctctttttccgGCGGCTGATCTCGTGGGATCCACTGGGGCCGGCACCACCGTCACCGGTGGCGGCAATCTGAGGCCTGAAACTGTCGAAGCTTCTCTCTTGCCTAGACGAACTAGGGGAGTCTGTGGTGGAGTTGTTCATCAGTCAGGTTAAGAGTTAACTAGTCTTGGAGGGCGGAAGGATAGAGTGATCAAAAAAGCTTAACGATGGAGGAAAGGATACCTCTTATAGTTTTGAGCGGTTACTAGCATGCGTTTCCCTCCAAATATAGTAAAGCTTTGAATTGGGTGGTAGTTATTTTCAGTTGAGAGGAAAGGGCTAGtgggggctggggctggggctgggaGGAGTGTGTACGATTGAATGATCGTGTGACACGTGGACTATAGTACCACTCCTTTAGGGAGGTGGGTGGTGGGACCATGATTGGTGCTTCGCCACGTTGGACTGTGGTGGCAGATTTGTAAATACGGTGGGATTTGGTGTTGGGTTTGTCGGTTTCCAAGATGACCCTTAAATCTTGAGAATGTTTACGAGTCCATTAAGAAGATAACTCGGTTGCTCTTGCAGCCGAACCCTCTTCTTATGTGGTTTGAGGGGATAGGTATTAGATCGCTCTAATCGGGTGATATGTATCAGAATTGACAGAGGTTGATCTGTTTCGGGGCGATCACGTATCAGTGGATCAGTACAGACTACAGAGTCTGCATATGATAAGGtgaaaaaaagagtaaaactctgattttgaaaaaaaaaaaaaaaggggtaataAATCTGTTTGATCCGGCCTAATCCAGGGCAATCCGAATTGGTATCTCCCGATACCAATTACTAGAACCATGATATCGAACAGAGAGGGAGTGAGCTGTGAAAGGGAAACGTAGACGAGCACTAAAAGAGACTTCCTATCACCATTTGCATTCtttgtgtgcgtgtgtgtgtgtttttgggACTGGGGGTGGAACTTCCCCTGTACTTTAATTGATCACTTGATGCCTTATATCAATCTAACTAATTATTATACGTGTCGGGCTCAAGCGTTGGTCGATTAATATTCGTGCTTTTCTTAGTGCAGCGAAGTGCCCCAATGATCGCTCGACTGTGACTAACCAAATATTATGACCAACCAATAATTGATCATTTATAGCCTGTTTGAGCTCATTTATCCCAATTATAGCCCGCTTAAGGACCGTTTATGCCTGTCTAAGGCCCAATTAGTCAATTAGCTTGTCTAAAGCCTGATTAGCCCAATTACCTCGAGCCCAATTATGGACCGGTAATTGATTGATTGAATAGAAAAAGTGTCCATGCCATAGCCTATTAGACCCAATTACCTAAATGGACATAAACGGTGGAAAACCTTAAATTGGTGGGGACGAATTAGACCCGACCAAAACTGATTGAGCCCAACTAGTTGACATCTATTAtaatatttctattttcttagtgttacgtttaaatttaaaatttacttATTTAATAATTTTGTATTCTATTTTTACCAAGTTGAATAATATCTCAACATATTAGAGATAAAGGTAAAAGCAACTTATCTTACACGTATTAATGCAGCAATGAATAATTGAGGAAGGGAAAACAACTCAAATCATATTTATAGATAATTCTTtggaaaaaaggataaaaaaaaatttatagataAATTCTTAACATCTATCGAAAAAGGAAGAACCTCTCATGGCcaattttcttctcccttttgcAACATCTTCACTACTCCCTCGCAATCAGTCCAAGTGGTGGCGATTGTGAGTTCTAATCGCCTTCCCTAAGACAACCGCTTTTTTATTCTTGTGTGTTCCTTGCATaggaaaattttaaagattCACATTCACACTATCCATTCAGGAAAATTTTAAAGATGCATGAAGATGAATCAAAACATCCATCACACACAATTACACAATTATCTTTGGGTAATGGCCCTTGTTATTTAGGCCATAGGAAACGTTTATCTAGGATAGTGTTTTGCATGTCTTGATTGGTGTGTTGTAGAAGGTTGAGGTCACACACCCATCTGTTAATGTTTGATAAGACAATTGTTGGCTCTAAGGGTATCCCTTGCTTTACAAAGATTTTCTAGCTCTTGTGAGTAAAATCTAGCCTCATGGGTGACTAACATAATCCCACTTTATAGGTGTCAAGAGAGCTTGTGGCTTATAAGTAGGGGGCCAACCCCTTCTATGTGTCAACGTTTTAAAATCGTATGTACTCTAAGCCCGAACCGGACAATATCAAATGGGCACACTACTACTCTTGGGCCTTAAATTGGTGATGTCTATGGGATCCTCTGCTTGGGTAGGTAAAAACTAGCAAAGCGCTCCCTCAACAGGGGGCCTCTGTTGTGGCTAAAAACTAGTCTTAGGGGGTGACTAAGATAGTCTCACATTGTTCATGTGTCAAGAAAGCATATGGCTTATAAGCAGGGGACAATCTCTTTTAGGTCGACACGTTTTAAAACCTACAATCTCCAAGCCCGAAGGGGATAATATCACATTGGAACACCGCTACTCTTAGGCCTTAATGCTAGCCAACCGAATAAAGTAACATGTCATTGCAAAAATCAATAGGAAAAGATAGAAATCAGATTTGGATACTTGATTTTGGTCAGGTATAGAGATGAGCATTTTCTTATGGTGGTACCTGAAAGGTTTTCAATTCTTAACCCTAAGATTTTGATAGGGACGTGATAGaggaatgaaaggaaataggaaaTAGAGAAATTAGGGATTGAGATAGGGAAAAGAGAGTGAGTTTGGCTTAATAGGAGGTAGCCCACCTCTTGGCTCTATTGAGGAAGCCAATATCACATTtcttttaagagagaaaatataaggTAAACAAATCAATTTAGTCTCCTCTTCTATTCCTTATTTAATAATTTCAAAcatatatctatctatctatatatatatatatatattacacatCCATGATTATATAACTATCCTACCTCACCCATGTTTCCCACATAAGCACCAAACTAATCCAATAATAAAAACCAACTGAAGAAGACAACGTCCTACACTCCTATACCCACTAAAGCACAATATAATAATAGACTAATATATTCTAAGAAACCTATAATGACCCAACAACTCCACTAAGAGACGATTGGCTTCATTCCTTCTTTCTTGACTTACTACCCCTACACGTATCATTCCCTTCCCCTGGAATTGTCCTTGTCCTCAAGAACCACCATGATTCCATATCTCCGTTTAGTTACTCCCAAAGGACTTTTGCTGGTGGCAGATTAAGATGGAGAGCATTCTTCATCATGCATGGTTCAAAGGTGAAGAAGATAGTGAATGATCTATTTTGCGGTTTCCttttattcttctccttcttcttcttcttcttcagaggaatgagagaaaatagaaaattagaaattGGGGATGGagaaaggggagagaaaatagggaaagaGAGGGGTTTTGGCCAAATAGGAGTTAACCTACCTCTTGGCTCTATCGAGGAAGCCAATACTTCATTTCTCTCAAGAGAGAAAATGTAGGGTAACCAAATCAATCTCCTCTTCTATtcctcatctaagaatttaaagcaTACACATATCCACGATTACATAACTACCCCACCTCACCCATGTTTGCCACATAGACACCACACTAACCAATAACAATAACCAACTAAAGAGGACAACGTCCTACACTCTTACCACTAATTAATTCTAAAAAAACCTCTAACTACCCACAAACTCCACTAAGAGACGGGTTGGCTTCATTCCTTCTTACGTGACTGACTACCCCTACTAGCATGCACGTATCATCCCCTTCCCCTTGAATTGTCATTGTCCTCAAGGATCACTAGGATCCCATATCTTCATGGAGTTACTCCCAAGGGGCTTCGGGTGGTCGCAAATTAAGATGGAAAGTCTCTTCTTCATTATGCATGGTTGGAAGGTGAAGAATGTGGTGAATGATCTATTTTATgacttccttttcttcttctcccccaccCTCTTTCTCTCAAATACTTTTCCAACAAGTGGTATCATCCAGATATATGATGGAGGAGTTTTCTCGCTTGTATGGATTGCTCTCTAAGGAATTATTTTATCAACAACGGGTTCACTCTCCATAGAGGACAATCAAAATTTTTGGGGATGGAATGTTACATACATGAAAAATGGTGTGGTGTGGCAAAGTTTTATTGAATAGGATAGTATTATATTTACTTTTAACTTTAGTTAATTATGGTAGCATTGTATGTGTGAAGTAGTTTTTATAGGGAATGTGTTGTGGGAAGTAATTTGAAGTGGTTGATTGAGTAGGAAGTTTTAACCACTTGTAATTCTTATTtaaagaagataatggaaagaaGTAGACTTTGGATAATATTAGTTCCTATAATTTCTCTCTTGAGAGAAAAGAGGTAATGGCTTCCTCAGTAAAGCCAATAGGCCGACTACCTCTCAATTAGCAAGGCCTCAAGCTTGGACCGTAAAGCAATGTATCTCTtttaatttcctattttatttccttgtttATCTCCTCCCATTTTATCTCATATTTTCTCTCAGTTTTACTTACCTTATCAACATCCCAAGACGGGAATCGATTATGACAAATTATTGCAGTCTAGATCCTTTTAGAGACATGacaagaaaggaggagaagccAGTCAGTCTCCTTTCCTGCTGACAGAGAGGCACAAATCCTCAATTACCAAGGACTGAAACAATGGTTTGAAGACCGTTCTTTATAAGTTTtcaaagaaagaattaaaacTTTGGGTGGAGTTTGGATTTCTGAAGTTGACACCAAAGAAGGTTCCTAGAACACAAGGACTGAAACAAGCGACAAGGAATCATGTAATTGGCTGCAATTTTGATGATTATGATGCCCTTTCTAGATTGGAAACAAAAGAGAGTCAACTAAGGGATGTTGCTCAGTTTAGAAATATGATTGATTCATGTCACCTATTAGATCTTGGTGTTAAAAGACGATGCTATACCTGGAGTAACAATGCTTGTATGGGAACGGTTAACATTTGAATCCGTCCTGATAGGGCAATGTCGAATCAAGCACGGAGAACTACTTATGGAAATGGTGTGTTCTATGTTAAGCCTACATTGGGTTCTGATCATAATTCAATTGTTGTTGATTCCACCAGGAATACTATGAGGGGACAATGCCTTTTCGCTTCGAAGCCATGTGGCTTCGCCGCCAAGATTGCCCCACCACTGCCTTTATAAAGCTTGGTCCACCATTGCTTCTGGAAATGTTAGCCAAGtgttacaacaacaaaaaattagCCACTGGAGTCCTATTTTCCAACAATGAAATGTTAttgtttttgaaaatattcaagCTCTCATGCAGGAGGAGATAGAAATGCTCAAAGTCAGCCCTCCACTAATGTTTCTATTGCTCAGGAAAAGGAGTTCTCTGCTAGTCTAGATGAGGAATTATTGCGCCAATAAATTATATGTAGCATCAAAAGTCACAAATTCAGTGGATTCATAGCAGCGACCGAAATTCCGCACTCTTTCATGCTAAATTAAAATTGCCTACTGGCCACTGGTAGCTGGACTTCCTCAGATAATGAAGTTGTGGATGTTCTCCTTAATCACTAGTGAAATACATTTACTTCTCAACCTACAAATGAAAATGCTCGAAATAAGGTACTGTCTATTGTCTACCCTGTAGTTGATGTTGATACTAACGTATATCTCTGTTTCATTCCCACTCGAACTTGAAATTAAAAAGGATCTATTTTCTATGGATCCTCTTAAGCCACCTGGACCAAATGGACTTCCACCAATTTTTTATCAGCGATTCTGGGATCTAACTCACCAAGACCTTATCAGCTTCGTTAAAGAGTTCATCTCACCTAGAAATTTGGCTTTTGGATATGAATGACACCTTGATCAATTTCATTCCAAAGGTCCCACACCCTGAAACAATTGATCATCTTCGGCTGATCAGCCTATGTAGCATAGTCATGAAGATTATCACCAAGATCATTGCATCACGACTACAATCTATTTTGGAGCAGATTATTTTACCATCCCAGTCGGATTTTATCCCATCTCGACTAATCTCTGATAATATCTATGCAACCCATGAGCTCTATCACTATATCCGCCACAGGAAAAAGGGAAAGATTAAATTCTTTGCTATGAAGTTGGACATGCAAAAATCTTATGATCGCATGGAATAATCCTTTGTTGAACAGATGCTCTTAGCTTTGGGTTTCTCTACTGCTTGGGTGCAGTTTGTGATGAAATGCATGAATTCAATTACTTATAAATTGTTGGTAAATGTTTCTATTTGCATAAGCATTTCCCCTACAAGGGGAATAAGACAAGGAGACCCCTTGTCACCTTCCTTTTTTATCCTCTGCGCCTAAGCTCTTACCTGTGTGCTTGATAAGGCAGAATCTAATGGTTTGATTTCTGGTATCAAAGTCCATAATTGATCAAATCCAATGTCTCACTCTATTCACGGACAACtgccttattttttttaaaggtaaatCTCCAAGAAATTCATAAGCTCAGGAATTGTCTGTTGAAAATATGTCcatcaaatctataaataaatTGTATATTTGCAATTATGATTGCATGACATTGAAGGGCTGTGGTAGTCCATAAGTTTTCACCTTAAATTTTTTCATGACTGGGGGCAGAACTGGGCATTTTGTTCATATGGTCATCATATTGTATGTGCTCATGAATGTTGATTCAGGGACACAACTATGAGTGTACATATTGTGTGTACATTGAATTTGATCAAATAGGAATCTTGAATGGAATATTGTCAGTTGTTGAAGAACAAGATTCCTTTTGGTAGTCTTTGATTGATCTCTAGACCTGAGAGGTCCTTATCGTTGCAGGTAAATATTATGGGTTTTGGTGTATCACTGGTTGATGTCCTTcagactatatatatatagatacacTGGATTCATAATGCTTTGGCTATGGGCGAAAGAGACACTCAACACAGGATACACTCCCATTTATTTGAGGAATATCAAGAGAGAGTATCTAGACATGATTGGATGAAATTCCGAATCCGATTCACATTTTTCaaaatgtttacaaaattttctcaaaattattaatacatattaatatttaatttaaaatatttttgaaatattttaagaTACCCAATCGGAAGTTCAGATTCTCTGTGCGATATTTCGACAAACCTGGGTCATGACAGTTTTATTTCCATGCCCGAAGGTTTGTTATGTGATATTGTTGAGTGGAGAGATTAGATCGATATTTGACTACTACAACTCtggaaagaataaaaattatatccacTCATATTGTACTTGTTGGTATATATCTTTGAATGATAATTATTGACATTATCTGATCGGTAATTATAGTGGATTTTTCGATTGGGATCATACCTCTTCTCAGTACTGGTGGTTGAAGATTGTACGTACAATGATTTCATTATAAGagaaatatttattaattattgaaatatatatatatatataataattgaTATTAGTTAAATATGAGCTGATCCGGTAGCCGAAACTGTAAGACTGCGAGAAAGAATGAGTAGATCATGTTACCCCATATTATGGACACCTCAATCATGAGGTGTCATTATTATAAGTAAAATGTATTTTAATTACCTATGTAATTGACACCTCAATCATGAGATGTCATCATTATCTTTtgttaatctaaaaaaaaataatggtggCAATCATGATATTAAAACACTTTACCTTTTAGCTCTATATATGTTTTTCTTTGGATTCTGAGATTAAAACAGAACAGTAACGTATTACGGCATCGGCTTctctttattgttttctttttattgaaaacaataaaaaatggcTGAACTTATTGGAAATCACTATGTGTCTTGGCTACAGTACTGAAGAAGGGCTATCATCCTAAGGAGGTGTTGCACTTGTGACACTTGAGGTAATGATTCTCCCACCCCATGAGATggaatttaattaattcaaatcTCTATCCTAGCAAATGGTTGATCATGTTTTCTAATATGATTGGAAAagaaattcttatttatttctagACCCTATTATGCCAACATTGTCTTCATATCTTTTGTGCAGCCAGTGGTCAGTCTTAATTTGGCAAAGTCATGTATCACCTTTAGTCCCAACACACCCCCTCGAATCAAGAGATGGTCCTCTTGGATGCTTAAAATCAAATACAATGATGGGCCACAAAAATATCTTAGTCTTCCAGTGGAAATTTGAGCTTTTACAACTCAGGCTTTTAAAGATATTGGAGATAAAATCAGTAAAAGGATTCAAGGCTGGAAATAATTGTTATTGTTTCATGCAGGAAAAGAGGTAATTGGTCAAATCTGTAGCACTCTCTATGAACAACTATACAAAATCTCACTTTAAACTATCGATTGCTCCTCATAATCAAGTTTAAAGAGCTACAActgatttttttgggggggaaaaaaggaaaaaaaaaaaagcaaaatcaaGTGGATTTCATGGGATCAGCTATGTCGATCCAAAGATTATGGAGGTTTAGGATTTCGGGACCCCCACCTCAACAATCAAGCCTTGTTATTGAAGATGGCAAGGCTTCTTTGGCGTTTTCCTGATTCACAGTGAAGCAAATTCATATAAATAAAATCACTTCCCCTCCACTCCATTAATAGAATAACTAATTATGTTTCTTAGTCTACACCTATTGGTTAGTTTGTTAGACTTCTTGTCCACTTAGACCACTTGTATCCACGTGTATTTGTAACTTAGCTAAGACATTATATAAAGAATTACAGAGGTATCTCACAGCATGTGAGAAACACTTCACTCATGCTGAATTTTCTCAATTCTCTTCATGGTATCAAAGCTCTCCAAGAGAGAACCTCTCCCGCATAGTAATGGTGAAACAGCTTCTCAAGTACTTCAATGGTGATAGCAACTCCAATGATCTGTTACTGTCCTTCCAATCTGTAAATTGAGTGGTAATCTTTTTACTTAAACTCAATTTAATCTGAATCGGTTCTTTCTTTTGGTTCTTTCTTCTGAATTGACTCTAGTATTGTTAATCTTTGATTTCTCCTTCTCTGTTAGATCTAGTTGCAGATCTGATAGATTCTTTTCCTGAATCTATTCTTGATATTTCTTTGAATTGTTAGATCTAGTTCCAGATCTGATAAATTTCTTTACTAAATTCAGTCATGAGATCTTTTTGAATTCTTTCTCTGTTAGATCAATTTGATAGTTTCTTGGTGATTGTCGTTCTCTGAGTCTAGGCTGTTTATGAAGTCCAGAGGCAGCATCCCTCTTCATCCACTGCTCGTCTTGAGATTTGTTTGGTCACCCCCTCCTCCAAGTTGCTTCAAAGTCAATTGTGATGCATCATTTCCTCAAGGTGGAACCTTTGCTGGTGTAGGTGTTGTTATCATTAACTCTCAAGGCTTTGCAATTGCTGCCATATCTGATGTCATCAATATTTCCAACATTCTTCGAGGGGAGGCAGCTGTTGTCCGCTCTGGTCTACTTCATGCGTTAgcagaatgttgtgaccacatcTTGATTGAGTAAGATTGCAAAGAGCTTATTTCATTTCTTACGAAGGCAACCTCTAACCCTCCACTAGATGTTCCCCCATGGTTAGAGATACTTAGCATCTCTCCACCTACTTTAGTAGCtgctccttctcttttcttccaagGTCCCTCAATGCTGTTGTTGATACCTTGGTCAGGAAGGCCGTGTCATCTGCATGTATAACAAGCTGGCCTTTATCCACTCCCTGGCTCGTCCAAATTTCTAATTGTGACTCCATGCGTTTTTTCACGCAATAATCAATACTCTTTTACCAGCTAGAGGGACAGCAGAGAGAGGTAAAGACATGATTTTGGATACAATAGGACTTTTAAAAAAGGCCCCCAAAATAGTTACGTAGAATCCATTCGCTGCCAGTAATCAAATCTGAGACCTGTTACAACCCTAAATATGCACCTTCCTATCTGGGTCGATATAAATATCCGGCCAGCTAGGGAGCCAGGGATCAGTCTAGTTGTTTTTATCATGGCCATCACACATTCTCCAGCAAACAATGTTATTCCTAGTCCAAGAGCATTTTATAGAGCCAAGGACTGAATTAATTAGAATAGCTCTACCTGCTAGGGATAACATTGAGGCTTTTCCAGGATGCTAATTTGCTGAAGTGGGCTTAGAGAATAGATTGAGCTAGCTCTCGGGCTATGGGTGGGTGAGTACTGAATAATGCTACCCCTTCCAATCCAAGTCTCCATGATATGTGCTTTCAGTTTTCATAAATCCATGTCAACTCCTCAATGAGATAAAGTGACGAAAATACCTTCCAACTCCACCCAGTGTACGTAGCCGTTGATGTCCTAATGAGCCTGCCAGCCTGCCAGCCTGCCAGCCTGCCGAGAAGCTCGCCTTCTTCAGTTACTCATGGCATTGGCAGCCAAATTAACCAATGTTATATTTGGATGTTCTTGGCTAAAAATGGAATATTGTAGGACAGGCATAATTCAGCCCATCTAAGTTTATGGAAGCAGCAGCATGACCCCTGCGCCCAGACTGCCCTATCACTCATTAAAGACGGAAATCCCACCCTTGTTTATGCATCTGCGTGCACTCCCATTGGCCTCTGCGCTGGTTTAAGGGCCACACTGCCTTTCATGGAACCTCTCCCCTAAGTTCATCCCAATTACAATGCAAGAGGGAATCCCAGCACAGTAAAGTTATCAGTATCGTCAGTACTCGATGCCTATATCAAAGCAGTGGCATCGATACAAGAGAGTATGAAATTGTCCAAAAACCAAGGTATCTGTTTTTGAGTAAAATTGTTCGATCCAACCTGAtacaacagtgatgatg includes the following:
- the LOC122074216 gene encoding zinc finger protein ZAT3-like, which encodes MNNSTTDSPSSSRQERSFDSFRPQIAATGDGGAGPSGSHEISRRKKRRKMCRLTATADPNDSTLQQPRLGKKPEPPITSKIARPCSECGKQFSSWKALFGHMRCHPERTWRGINPPPNCQRPQECLPANFSEEDREVAASLVLLSNGPSQCFEVDRFECSSCKRVFGSHQALGGHRASHKNVKGCFAIARSTDDGEDDECEIGAGDYGGHDHRINVGEGGESSSSVLAAEEHKCSICTRVFSSGQALGGHKRCHWEKGDKEPSPPPQGLNLNPVDLNLPAPLDENPGESSPSSSGLVLDLRLGI